The nucleotide sequence CAGCTGCGCGCGCATGCTGTCGATACGGAGCATCTGCTCCTGGCTGGCCTGGCCGATCAGCTTGGCCACATCCACATTGCCTTCAATGTCGGCCACCAGGCTGCCAATGGTGGCACGGGCCTGCTCGGCCCTTTCCATTCCCAGGTGGGTACGGCTGATGATGCCTTGCACCGACACGGTATTTTCCTGAATCAACTGGCCGAGGCTGGCGATAATCTGGGTAATTTCACCGGTGGAGCGGGCCGCATCTTGCGCCAGCTTGCGAACCTCGTCGGCCACCACCGCAAAGCCACGGCCATGTTCGCCGGCACGCGCCGCCTCGATCGCGGCGTTCAGGGCCAGCAGATTGGTCTTCTCGGTAATGCCGGCAATGGTCTGGGTGATCAGCTGTATTTTCTGATTGGCCTCGCCCAGCGCCAGGATCTTGGTTTCCGCGTCCTGCGCCTGCGCCTGCGCCACACCCATGCCCATTTCCCGGATGTTATCCCGCATCGCCCCCATGCCCTGATGCGCACTCTGCCTTGCCTTGTCGGCATTTTCCCCAACCTGCAGCGCCATTTGCAGGACTTGCCCGGCAGTCTGCGCCAGATCCGATGTTGCCAGGCGCACCTCGGCAGAATGATCCTGCTCTGCCTGCGTTGTATCGGAGATATGATCTGAAATATCGGATATCTGATAGGAAGACTGCGCAACCTGCTTGGTCCCCAAGTCAATCTGGCGCATATGCAGGGTCAGTTGCGCGGTCATCTCCCGCATGCTGGCCAGCAGGCTGTTCGCATCGCCGGACTTGTCAACGATCTGCACCCCAAGGTTGCCGCCGGCAATGGCGCCGGCGATGCTTGCAGCATAAGCGGGCTCGCCACCCAGCGTCTTGATCAGCCGGCGATACTGCAGGCGGCTGACCAACAGAACGCTCAGGATGGTCAGAATGGCGATCAGGGCATTGACCAGCAGCGCGTTGTCGATGATTTTTTCCTTGGCGCTGCTCGTTTCCCGGCTTTTCTGCACCAGAGTCGCGGCCAGCTTGTCCAGATGCTGGTTGATCGCCTCGGTGGAGTCGTCAAAACCGCTGCCCTTGGCTTTCATGATGGCATTGCCGGCATCCCTGCCCTGATGAATATAGACTTCCGCCATGCGCACACCAGTCTGGTGCAGCCCCTGCACCAGCGGCTTGAGCTGGCTGACGGCCTCGGCCTGCTCCGGCAGCAGTTTGTGCAGGGTATCCAGGTTCTGCATGGCTTGCTGGCGGTTGCTTTCGGCATCCCGGTAATCGTCGGCCCCCTCGCCGGTGGCGGCGGCATCAGTCAAAAATTGCTGGATTTGCACGATGTTGTAGCGGGTTTCCTTGAAGATCAGGCTGGCCTGGCTATAGACCTGGACCTGGTCATCCGCCTTTCTTTGCAGGGTATTGGTCCACAACGAAATTACACTACCGGTCAGCAGCAACAAGGCCACCAGCAGCGCTCCCCAGATCATCGTCTTTCTCACCGACATGAATTATTCCCAGCTAGTGCCAATATAAAATTCAATGCCACCAGATAAATTACACTGTTGGAGAGTTGAGCAAAATTTCGTTAAATTTATCAATAGGAACAGGTGGACTAAATAGATAGCCCTGCATTTCATTACAATTTAAATGCGACAAAAATTCTAATTGGAGAACTGTTTCTACCCCTTCGGCGAGCACACTCATTCCCAGGTCATGACCAAGATTGATAACGGAACGTACTATTGTTTCATCGTCATGATCTGCGGAGATACCACGCACAAATGACTGATCTATTTTCAAGGTATCAATCGGAAAACGCTTCAAATAATTCAGACTTGAATAGCCTGTACCAAAATCGTCGAGAGAGAGCTTAACACCAAGTTTCTTGAGTGCGATCAATATTGAAGTAGCGCACTCCGGGCTGATCATCAGCGCACTTTCTGTCACTTCAAGATTTAACAAATTTGGATTAACATTATAGATTCTAATCAACTGCTCAAGCCGCTCTGCCAACCCTTCCTGTTGTAGCTGGCGGACAGATAAGTTAACAGATAGTACTAAATCTGACCGTCCCATTTCAGCCCATTTCTTTAGCTGCATACATGCCGACTCAAACACCCAGTCACCAATAGGAATAATCAGCCCGGCCTCCTCAACTAAGGGAATAAATGCCCCTGGAGGCACCATTCCACGGATAGGATGACGCCAACGAATCAGTGCTTCAGCTCCGATAATTTGTCTAGTAGGAATATCAAGTTGAGGCTGGTAAAAGAGTTCAAATTCCTTACGTTCAATTGCCTGATGTAGTTCAGCCTCCAATTCAAGGCACTCCAACATTCGCGTATTCATGTGCGGCGCATAATACTGAAAACAATTGCCACCCAACTCCTTCGCACGGTACATTGCTACATCCGCATTTTTAATGAGCTCACGTGCCGTTTCCCCATCTTCGGGATATAGTGCAATTCCCAAACTCCCCGTGACCACCATGTTATAACCCATGATCTTCATGGGTTGTCTGATCGCCGTAAGTAGCTTATCAGCCAGTCTGGCAACATCATCGCGCGAGTTAAGATCCAACAAGATCACCATAAACTCGTCCCCACCGAGACGAGCAACAGTATCCCCCTCTCTGACCAGCGCACTCAAGATAATAGCAATCTCCCGAAGTAGGGAATCTCCGGTTTCGTGCGTCAGTCCATCATTAATCGTTTTAAAACGATCCAAATCCAGTAACAAGGTGGCGGCCAATGATCCGGTACGGTGAGCATGTGCAATTGCTTGACCAATACGGTCATTCAACAATTGACGATTTGCCAGTCCAGTCAACTTATCATGCGTAGCCAAGTGGCTGAGCTCAGCCTCAATTTTCTTCTGCTCAGTAATATCGCGAAAGGCACCGTAATAAAAACCATCAGGCAACTGAACTGCATTCACATCGACAGGCACCGTCGTACCATCTTTACGTAATACTTCCGTCTCAATTCTGACAAAATCCTTCTGTGTCAGGGCTTGAGTTACCGAACTCCAGCGCGCCCCATTGTCAACAGAAACATTAGCAACACATAACTCCAACAAATGGTCGGCATCATAACCAAGCATGTTAACAGCCTGAACATTGGCATAGACCAATTTACCAGTAACATCGGCGATCATCACCGCATCTGCAGCATGATCCAGCACAGTGCGATAACGCTGCTCACTTGCCTGATGCTCCGTTACCGCCTTTTGTCGAGCCAATTCAGTACGTAATGCATACATTCCAAATGCTAAATCATTGGCCAGTTGTTTAAGCAAATCAATTTCATCAGGCAAAAAAGCATTCACTTCAGTAGCATAGATAACCAGTACAGCTAATGTCTGACCATTCGCAATAAGTGGCAAAGCCATGCATGATTGATATCCATGATCAGTAGCGATATCACGCCACGGAAATACGGATGGGTCTGCCTTAATATTCTGAACCACCTGAGTTTCTTGTGAAGAGATTGCTTTGCTTGCCGGCCCTGATCCATAGGACTTCATTCCTTGACTCAAACGGACGGCGGTCAAATAGTCTTCAGTATCTCCAGCTTGAGCAATTGGCTGAATAAACTGGAAATTATCATCAATAGCAGTACCTACCCATGCCATTGCATAGTTACCCACTCTGACAATCAGCTCACAGATTGCGTAAAGTAGCTCTGACTCAACACTCGCATGCACCAATACACCATTACACTCACAAACCAGTAACAATGATCGATTCAGACGTTCCAGGACCTGCTCTGACTCTTTCCGCTGCGTGATATCCTGAATCAACCCTTGCAACCGGACAACCCGCCCAGTTGCATCACAGCGGGCATTCCCTGCCATCGTCACCCATCGATGTGATCCATCCGTTCGAATAACCTCTACATCCAGGATGAATTCTTTTCCTGTCTCCAGGCAATGTGTAATCGCCACGAGCAACTGCGACATGCTACGCTCAGCATAATAAAAAAGAACCGCAGGATAAGCCGCCGGGGGCAAGCTCATATCACGACCATAGATTCGATACACTTCTTCAGACCAGATATGGATGTCTTTTTCCAGGTCCCATTCCCAGAGACCGATCCCGGCAAGTCGCTGCACCTCATGTAGCGTTGTCGCTGCTTCTTTTTTGATAACCAGCATGGCATTTAATTGATCAGCAACTTTCATGAATTCAGAAGGTGCTAATAGCTGAACCATGTCATGGTCTTTGCCCGCAATCGTAGAGTCGACCGCATTTGACAAGGCATTGAGCGACCGTTTTATTTGACCACTAAATCGTTGAATTAGAATAATGCTCAGAAAAATAATTACCAACACCAACGAAATTGGCAGTGTGAGTTTCTTCACTAAGCTCATCACGAAGATAACCGAAGGCTCCCCTGTCGCCACAGATAATCCACTGCGGGTGGAGCGCTTAAAAGCGCCAAGAATAATCAGCCCTTCCTGATAACTGGTGGAAGTCAAGCCTTCAGTAGCAAGCCCCAGTGTATATTGCAATGTAGGCGGAACCATTTTTCCGACATACTTATCAGCCTCATCAGTTCTGGCGACAAAGTGTCCGACCTGATCATAAATGGCAGCAACCCAACCTGACGGTAAGGATTGGCTCTGTGTAAAGCGGGAAAAACGCTCTGCGCGTACAGACAATCCCATGCAATACGCAATTTTTCCATCGACAATGATAGGGACAACGATAATCAGGCGTGGGTTATGCGAACCCACGCGCAAGAAAAGGTCAGATATTTGTGGACGGCCTGTTTTGAAAACACGCTCAATAGTTGGTAAGTTGCTACTCCTAGGCAAGTGATCCCCTAGGGTAATGCGTGTATTCATTAACTCTTGACCGGATCGGTCAAACAGCTCCATGCTGTCACCATAATCCGTCGCCTCGAGGAACTGCTGGGATCGTTTGCGCAGCAATAGCCAATCGGTTGCAATGAGATTTTGGTTAGTCGCGACAAAGCCAAGCAAAGCGCGCTGCGCACCCAACACTTCTGCATCCACTTCATCA is from Aquitalea aquatilis and encodes:
- a CDS encoding EAL domain-containing protein produces the protein MIRVGVRWVLLAIVLPALAGLIASVISLYSAEREQFNTQAMQVAHLLSDEVDAEVLGAQRALLGFVATNQNLIATDWLLLRKRSQQFLEATDYGDSMELFDRSGQELMNTRITLGDHLPRSSNLPTIERVFKTGRPQISDLFLRVGSHNPRLIIVVPIIVDGKIAYCMGLSVRAERFSRFTQSQSLPSGWVAAIYDQVGHFVARTDEADKYVGKMVPPTLQYTLGLATEGLTSTSYQEGLIILGAFKRSTRSGLSVATGEPSVIFVMSLVKKLTLPISLVLVIIFLSIILIQRFSGQIKRSLNALSNAVDSTIAGKDHDMVQLLAPSEFMKVADQLNAMLVIKKEAATTLHEVQRLAGIGLWEWDLEKDIHIWSEEVYRIYGRDMSLPPAAYPAVLFYYAERSMSQLLVAITHCLETGKEFILDVEVIRTDGSHRWVTMAGNARCDATGRVVRLQGLIQDITQRKESEQVLERLNRSLLLVCECNGVLVHASVESELLYAICELIVRVGNYAMAWVGTAIDDNFQFIQPIAQAGDTEDYLTAVRLSQGMKSYGSGPASKAISSQETQVVQNIKADPSVFPWRDIATDHGYQSCMALPLIANGQTLAVLVIYATEVNAFLPDEIDLLKQLANDLAFGMYALRTELARQKAVTEHQASEQRYRTVLDHAADAVMIADVTGKLVYANVQAVNMLGYDADHLLELCVANVSVDNGARWSSVTQALTQKDFVRIETEVLRKDGTTVPVDVNAVQLPDGFYYGAFRDITEQKKIEAELSHLATHDKLTGLANRQLLNDRIGQAIAHAHRTGSLAATLLLDLDRFKTINDGLTHETGDSLLREIAIILSALVREGDTVARLGGDEFMVILLDLNSRDDVARLADKLLTAIRQPMKIMGYNMVVTGSLGIALYPEDGETARELIKNADVAMYRAKELGGNCFQYYAPHMNTRMLECLELEAELHQAIERKEFELFYQPQLDIPTRQIIGAEALIRWRHPIRGMVPPGAFIPLVEEAGLIIPIGDWVFESACMQLKKWAEMGRSDLVLSVNLSVRQLQQEGLAERLEQLIRIYNVNPNLLNLEVTESALMISPECATSILIALKKLGVKLSLDDFGTGYSSLNYLKRFPIDTLKIDQSFVRGISADHDDETIVRSVINLGHDLGMSVLAEGVETVLQLEFLSHLNCNEMQGYLFSPPVPIDKFNEILLNSPTV
- a CDS encoding methyl-accepting chemotaxis protein → MSVRKTMIWGALLVALLLLTGSVISLWTNTLQRKADDQVQVYSQASLIFKETRYNIVQIQQFLTDAAATGEGADDYRDAESNRQQAMQNLDTLHKLLPEQAEAVSQLKPLVQGLHQTGVRMAEVYIHQGRDAGNAIMKAKGSGFDDSTEAINQHLDKLAATLVQKSRETSSAKEKIIDNALLVNALIAILTILSVLLVSRLQYRRLIKTLGGEPAYAASIAGAIAGGNLGVQIVDKSGDANSLLASMREMTAQLTLHMRQIDLGTKQVAQSSYQISDISDHISDTTQAEQDHSAEVRLATSDLAQTAGQVLQMALQVGENADKARQSAHQGMGAMRDNIREMGMGVAQAQAQDAETKILALGEANQKIQLITQTIAGITEKTNLLALNAAIEAARAGEHGRGFAVVADEVRKLAQDAARSTGEITQIIASLGQLIQENTVSVQGIISRTHLGMERAEQARATIGSLVADIEGNVDVAKLIGQASQEQMLRIDSMRAQLEVLLNTMSENAYKMHTTSVISQVLYQASTSLRNIMEQFQFDQSVMVQPAENENRKLPRLQQHILVQVKHGAQWRDAITEDFSLSGLRLRLPVALGLSQGSRMQLLILMPYDRIEEYRSQAPLEMEARVMWVQTKDSGEAYGLEFITRGAKQQAALKSCFAFFKQSATF